Within the Deinococcus carri genome, the region CGCCCGGAGAGGCGGCTTTTTTATTGCCCAACCTCGACCGCCTCCCACGTCCCGCACGCCGCTTCCCCCTCCACGTACTGCCCGGCCTGCAAGCGCCACAGCTCGGCGTACTCGCCGCCCTGCGCCAGCAGTTCGAGGTGGGTGCCGTCCTCGATCAGGCGGCCCGACTTCATCACCAGGATGCGGTCGGCCATCAGGACGCTGCCCAGGCGGTGGGTGATCAGCAGGGTGGTGCGGCCCCGCGCGAGGGCGGCGAAGGCGGCAAAGACCTCTGTTTCGCTGCGGGGGTCCAGGGCGGCGGTGGGTTCGTCCAGAATCAGCACGCGGGCGTCACGGTACAGGGCGCGGGCGGTGGCGAGCTTCTGCCACTGGCCGCCCGAGAGGTCCACGCCGCCGAAGGCCTGCCCGATGCGGGTGTTCAGGCCATCCTCCAGGCGGGGAAGGATGCCCTCCAGACCGCTGGTGCGGACGGCCTGGGCCAACTTGGCGTCGTCCTCGGGGCGGCCCAGCAGGACGTTCTCGCGCAGGGTCCACTCGAAGCGGGCGAAGTCCTGAAAGACGGCGGCAATCTGCGCGCGCCAGGCCGTGAGGTCGAGGTCGCGCAGGTCGGTCGCCTCGCCCGGCCCGCCGACGAGGATGCGCCCGGCGGTGGGGTCGTAGAACCGCAGCAGCAGCTTGACCAGCGTGGTCTTGCCCGCGCCGTTCTCGCCCACGATGGCGACGACCTGGCCTTCGGGGATGTGGAGCGAAACGCCTTCCAGCACGGGCTTGCCCTCGGCGTAGCCGAAGCTCACGTCTTCCAGGGTCAGGTCCAGCCGCTTCGGCAGGGGCCGGGGCGCTTCGGGCAGGGCCACGTTCGGGCGGGCGTCCAGAAAGGCGAAGTACTTCTGGAACCAGCGCAGGTGCTGGGTGCCCATGCCCAGAAACTCGGTGATGCTGCCCAGGCCCTCGCGTACCTGGGCCAGCGCGCCCGTGACCAGCACCACCGTGCCCGCCGTCAGTTCGCCCTGTCCCGCCCGCGCCACCGCGTGGGCGAAAAGGCCCGCCGTGACGGCCAGCGCGAGAAGCTGCGCTGGCAGCACGCCCAGCACCTGCTTGTTGCGCAGGCCGCGCATGACCCGCTGGTAGTCCAGCGCCTTTTGCACGTAGCGGCCCGTCAGGTAGGGCATCAGGTCGTAGAGGCGCACCTCCTTGGCGTACTCGTGGCGCATGGACACACGCTGGTCGTAGGCGAGTTCGCGGGCCTCCTGGGTGCGCTGGATGGTCATGCTCCAGCCCAGTTCGTAGAGCTGCATCTGCTTGCGGGCCAGCGGCAACATGCCCAGCACCACCACCAGCGGCACCCACCAGCCCACCGACACCAGCGCCCCCGCCACCCCCAGCACACCCACCACCCCACGCAGCAGGCCCAGCAGCGTGGCCGTGAGGTTGAGGGGCCGGTTGCGGGCACCCATCTGGAGCGTCTCCACGTCGTCGTGAAAGCGGGGGTCCTCCACCACGTCCAGGCCCGGCAGCGCCTGCATCTTCCGCATCAGGCTGGTGACGGTCTGCACGGTGAAATGGTCGGTGGCGTAGCCCTGGAGGAGGGTACTGGCGACCGCGGTCAGTTGTGCCACCAGCGCCGTGCCTGCCCAGGCCAGCGCCAGCAGCGTGAGGTTCGCCTCGCCGCCCGCGGCCACCCGTGTGATGCCGTCCACCGTCCACTTGCCCAGCAGGATGGTCGCGGCGGGCGTGAGGCCCTGCACCACCACCATCAGCCCCATCAGGGAGACGATGCCGGGAGCGCTGCGGACCAGGGCGGGCAGCGCGCGCATCAGCACCGCGAGCAGTTCGCGGGTGGGCACCGGGTCAGTGTTGGGCGGTTTTCTCACCCGCCGAGTGTAGGCGGCGGCCTGGGGCAGCAACCGTGCCGCGGCCGGCTCGTTGCCGGGCGTGGGCTGTGGCACAATAGGGACACAAGGAAGAACGCCGCCCCGGTCTATTGGGGCGGCGTTCTCTGTGGGCGGGGTCAGTGCAGCGTTTCGAGGTAGGCGTGGATGTCCGCAATCTGCGCGTCGCTGACCTGCGTGGGGCTGAAGCGCGGCATCACGGCCGAGAGTTCGCGGCCCTGGGGCGTGTGGCCCTCGCGCAGGGTGGTGATGAACTGGGCGACCGTCCAGCCCTTGGGGCCGTCGGCCGTGACCAGGCTGGGGCCGATGCCGCCCTCCGCGTTCGCGCCGTGGCAGCCCGCGCAGTTGCTGGCAAAGACGGTCTGCCCGTTCTGGGCCTGGCCCCCCACCGCGCCCGCGCCTCCGGCTGCGCCACCTGTCGCGCTCCCGGCCGCCGCATTGTCTCCACCAGCCGCGTTGCCCCCCTCAGTGACGGAGGCCGCGCCGCCGCTCTGGTCCGCGCCGCCCGCCGTTCCCGCCGAGGCTGTTCCGCCAGCCGCGTTCCCGTTGTCCATTCCGGTCGCCGCAGTGCCCCCCTCGTTGCCGGAGGCCGCGCCGCCCGCCATTCCCGCAGAGGCCGTTCCGTCAGCCGCGTTCCCGTTGGCCGTTCCGTTCGTCGTGCCACCTTCACTGGTGGGCGTTGCCGTACCCGCAGGCGTTGTTCCCGGCTGTTGGGACGTGACCTCGGTGCCGGTCGTGCCGTTGCTGGTCATGGTTTCCGCGGTGCCCTGGACGGGGGCGGGGGCCTGGGTGTTCTCCACCGTGCCGCCGCCACCCTGGGTCTTGTTCCCGCCTTCTGCCGCGGCGGTGGTGTCTGTATTCCCGGCTGTATTGGCGGTGCCCGTGCTGGCCGGACCCGCCTTCGCCGCGGGGGCGCTCGCCTCTTTTGCCCCGCTCAGCACACGCGGCATGACGATCAGCAGCGCGAGGCCCAGAATCAGGCCGAGCGTCACCCCCAGCATCCACGACGCCACGTCGCATGCCACCCATCTGTTCTGTCTCGTTCGCTTCACCGACATGCCGCCAGCATACGCCGCCGCGCGGGGTTCCTCTGTCCCCGACTTCCTTTAGAACATCTGCCGGAAGGGTGAGCTGGGAGAAAGCCGCCAGCGGCCAGAAGGCTCCAGGCGCGTGCGGCGGGGCGGCCTCACAGCAGCGGTTCCGGTGGTGCGTCCTCCTCCTCCTCGGGCCACCATTGCAGCCGGGCGAGGTCGCAGCGGCCGGAAGCGTCGAAGGTCACGCCCTCGGCCTCCAGCAGCCGCTCCTGCATGTCCCCGAAGCCGAGCTTGTAGGTGCTGACGCGGCCCTGGGCGTTGATGACGCGCTGCCAGGGAAGCTGGGCGTCCCCCGACTGCGCGCCCCCCGCCAGGCTGCCCAGCACGAACCCGGCCAGCCGCGCGCCGCCCGGTCCGGGTCGCCCCGCCAGCAGCGCCAGTTGCCCGTAGGTCATCACCCGGCCCGGCGGAATGCGGGCGACCAGGGCCAGCACCCGCTCGCGGAAGGTCCCGTCCGCCTCATTCCCCACGCAGCGGCCCCCACAGGGCATCCTCGTCGGGAAGGGGGAAGCTGCCGCACTTCAGCGCCAGCAGCACCTGCCCGCGGTGGTGCGCGTCGTGCGTGAGCATGTGCAGCAGGAACTGGGCGGTGCTGGGGTGGGAGAGCTGGCCGGTGCCCTCCGCGTTCGTGGCTGTGTGCAGGGCAGCCGCCCACACCTCGCGCAGCACCGCTGCCGCCCGCGCGGGGTCTTCCTGGGCGGTGAAGGTGCTCCAGAGGTGGCCCTCGTACAGCACGGGCAGGGGAGAGGCGGCCCCCTCGTCCAGTTGCGAGAGCCATTCCTGCGTCACGCCCGCCATGTGCGCGAGGTGCTGCGCCACCGTCATCCCGCCGCCCGGCGTGACGGCTCGCATCATCTCCGGCGTCAGGTGGGCGCACAGGGCATCGTTGACGCGGCTGTTGGCCTCTATCGCGGTGCTGAGTGCCGCGCTCATCTCCGGGTTCATGGGTTCAGCGTACCCGCGGAAGCGGACAGGACGTGTCGCCTTTCGCCCCCCGGCCCAAAGCGCAGCGGCGCGTGGCCCGGCACCGCCAGCGCGGCGAACTCGTGCAGGCCCAGGCGGTCAGGGGCTTCGAGGTGATAGCGGAAGTTCCAGAGGTAATGCTGGACCACCCGCGCGGGCAGCCCCAGCTTCTGCGCGTGCCGGGCCGCCACCTGCGCCAGGTGCCCCAGCCCCCCCCGCCGCGCCTCGCGCATCGCCTGCACCAGTTCGGGGGGCGGCGGGTTGTCTTTGCGGTAGGCCCACACGGCAAAGGTGAAGGGGTGCCCGGTCAGCCGGAACCACTCCTCGGCCAGGTCGGTCACGGTGATGCCCCGGCCCTGGTGCGGCAGCATGGTCATGGTGGTCTCCGGGGTCAGCGGCCCCACCACGCCGTACCACTCACGCAGGGCGCTGTCCCCGATTCGCAGCACGCCGTCGTAGCCGCGGGCCAGCAGGTCCTCCGCCTCGCCCTCGGCCACTTCGAGGGTGGGCGCGAGGCCCCGCTCACGCAGCAGCACCTCCAGCAGCGCCACGCTCATCGCGCTCTGGCGGGTCAGGGCCACCCGCCGCAACTGCTCCAGCGGCACGGTGTGAAAGAGGTTCACCGAATACACCGGCCCCAGCACCGCCACGCTGAAATCCGGCAGCGCCTCCAGCCGGTCCGCGTGCCGGATGAACTCCACCGCGCTGATGTTGGCGATGTCCACCTCGCCCGCGAGAAGGGCGGCATTCATCTGCGTCGGCACCCCGGTGATGGCCGTCACACCGTCCGGCAGCGTCAGCGGGTCGAGGATGGGGGCGACGTTGGTGTAGTGAATCCAGCCGGCGCGGTAGGTCATGGGTGGCGCTCCGCGCGGTCAGTGGTCAGTGGGAAGTGGTGAGTGGGAAAAGCGTGGCAGAAGCGGAGAGCAGACGCCACGGCCTCCACTGACCACTGACCACTCCCCACTGACCCCCTCACGCCACCACCTGCACGCTCACCGCGCGCCACTCGCCCGCCCGCCTGGCGTACACGCGCAGGAAGCTCTGGACCCGCTCGCCGTCGGCGTACAGCGTGCCGCGTGTCACGGCCGTTTCGCCGTACACGCGGGCGGCGTGGCGCTCGAACATCAGGGCCGCGGGGGGGTTGTGGCGCATGCCTTCGAGCAGGTCGGCCTTGAAGACCACCTGTCCGCCCGGAAAAAAGGCCATCCAGTCGTCAGCCAGCACCCCGGCCATCAGCCCCGGGTCCCGGCGGTGATAGGCGGCGTTCCAGTGGTCGTCGAGGGCCAGCACGGCGTCGAGGTCGGTCGGGGAAGCGTCCGCCACACTAGTCCGCCGCCTCCACACCCGCGGCGGGGAAGACTTCCAGCTCGTGGTAGTAGGCGTCGCGCAGCACGGGCACGCGCCCGGCCTGCTGAATCATCCTCACCATGCCCGCCTGCGAGAGCGCCATCGGGGAGGTCGCCCCCGCCGCGTGCGCGATGTGTTCCTCCTGAATGGTGCCGTCGATGTCGGATACGCCCCAATCCAGGCTCACCTGCGTGACTTCGGAGCCGATCATCACCCAGTAGCCCTTGATGTGCGGGAAGTTGTCGAGGTAGATGCGCGCCACCGCGAGGTTGCGCAGGTCGTCCAGGCCGGTCGTGAAGTCGGTCTTGCCGAGGTTCTGCGCCAGGGTGTTGCCCAGCGGCTGGAAGGCGAGGGGGATGAAGGCGTGGAAGCCGCCCGTCTCGTCCTGCAATTCCCGGAGGCGGTGCATGTGGTCGAGCCGTTCTTCCAGCGTCTCGATGTGGCCATAGAGCATGGTCGCGTTCGTGTGCATCCCCAGCGAGTGCGCCTCGCGGTGAATCTGAAGCCACTTCTCGGCCTTCACCTTGTTTTTCGCCACCTGCCGCCGCACCCGGTCCGCGAAGATTTCCGCGCCGCCCCCTGGCATCGCCGCGAGGCCCGCCGCCTGAAGCTCGCGCAGCACCTCCAGCGTGGGGCGTTTGCCGATGCGCGCGAGGTGCTCGATTTCTGCCGCGGTAAAGGCCTTGACCTGGAGGTCGGGGAAGGTCGCCCGCAGCTCCCGCACCATCTCGGGGTAGTAGGCCCACGGGTGGTTGGGGTGGTGCCCGCTGCTCATGTGCAGTTCGGTAATGCCGGGCACGTAGCGCCGCCGCACCTCCCCCACCACCTCCTGCGGCGAGTAGTCCCAGGCGCGGTCCTCGCCCTTGTGGGCGGCAAAGGCGCAGAAGGTGCAGCCCACGTAGCAGATGTTGGTGAACTCCAGCCGCATCGAGTGGACGAAGTACACCCTGTCCCCGTGCAGCCGCTCCTTGGTCCGG harbors:
- a CDS encoding MGMT family protein, which translates into the protein MGNEADGTFRERVLALVARIPPGRVMTYGQLALLAGRPGPGGARLAGFVLGSLAGGAQSGDAQLPWQRVINAQGRVSTYKLGFGDMQERLLEAEGVTFDASGRCDLARLQWWPEEEEDAPPEPLL
- the mqnE gene encoding aminofutalosine synthase MqnE, whose protein sequence is MKWLRDQSLAPIVEKVEAGGRLSFDEGMRLYHTRDLNALMRLANRTKERLHGDRVYFVHSMRLEFTNICYVGCTFCAFAAHKGEDRAWDYSPQEVVGEVRRRYVPGITELHMSSGHHPNHPWAYYPEMVRELRATFPDLQVKAFTAAEIEHLARIGKRPTLEVLRELQAAGLAAMPGGGAEIFADRVRRQVAKNKVKAEKWLQIHREAHSLGMHTNATMLYGHIETLEERLDHMHRLRELQDETGGFHAFIPLAFQPLGNTLAQNLGKTDFTTGLDDLRNLAVARIYLDNFPHIKGYWVMIGSEVTQVSLDWGVSDIDGTIQEEHIAHAAGATSPMALSQAGMVRMIQQAGRVPVLRDAYYHELEVFPAAGVEAAD
- a CDS encoding ABC transporter ATP-binding protein — protein: MRKPPNTDPVPTRELLAVLMRALPALVRSAPGIVSLMGLMVVVQGLTPAATILLGKWTVDGITRVAAGGEANLTLLALAWAGTALVAQLTAVASTLLQGYATDHFTVQTVTSLMRKMQALPGLDVVEDPRFHDDVETLQMGARNRPLNLTATLLGLLRGVVGVLGVAGALVSVGWWVPLVVVLGMLPLARKQMQLYELGWSMTIQRTQEARELAYDQRVSMRHEYAKEVRLYDLMPYLTGRYVQKALDYQRVMRGLRNKQVLGVLPAQLLALAVTAGLFAHAVARAGQGELTAGTVVLVTGALAQVREGLGSITEFLGMGTQHLRWFQKYFAFLDARPNVALPEAPRPLPKRLDLTLEDVSFGYAEGKPVLEGVSLHIPEGQVVAIVGENGAGKTTLVKLLLRFYDPTAGRILVGGPGEATDLRDLDLTAWRAQIAAVFQDFARFEWTLRENVLLGRPEDDAKLAQAVRTSGLEGILPRLEDGLNTRIGQAFGGVDLSGGQWQKLATARALYRDARVLILDEPTAALDPRSETEVFAAFAALARGRTTLLITHRLGSVLMADRILVMKSGRLIEDGTHLELLAQGGEYAELWRLQAGQYVEGEAACGTWEAVEVGQ
- a CDS encoding DinB family protein; the protein is MNPEMSAALSTAIEANSRVNDALCAHLTPEMMRAVTPGGGMTVAQHLAHMAGVTQEWLSQLDEGAASPLPVLYEGHLWSTFTAQEDPARAAAVLREVWAAALHTATNAEGTGQLSHPSTAQFLLHMLTHDAHHRGQVLLALKCGSFPLPDEDALWGPLRGE
- a CDS encoding menaquinone biosynthesis protein, with protein sequence MTYRAGWIHYTNVAPILDPLTLPDGVTAITGVPTQMNAALLAGEVDIANISAVEFIRHADRLEALPDFSVAVLGPVYSVNLFHTVPLEQLRRVALTRQSAMSVALLEVLLRERGLAPTLEVAEGEAEDLLARGYDGVLRIGDSALREWYGVVGPLTPETTMTMLPHQGRGITVTDLAEEWFRLTGHPFTFAVWAYRKDNPPPPELVQAMREARRGGLGHLAQVAARHAQKLGLPARVVQHYLWNFRYHLEAPDRLGLHEFAALAVPGHAPLRFGPGGERRHVLSASAGTLNP
- a CDS encoding cytochrome c produces the protein MSVKRTRQNRWVACDVASWMLGVTLGLILGLALLIVMPRVLSGAKEASAPAAKAGPASTGTANTAGNTDTTAAAEGGNKTQGGGGTVENTQAPAPVQGTAETMTSNGTTGTEVTSQQPGTTPAGTATPTSEGGTTNGTANGNAADGTASAGMAGGAASGNEGGTAATGMDNGNAAGGTASAGTAGGADQSGGAASVTEGGNAAGGDNAAAGSATGGAAGGAGAVGGQAQNGQTVFASNCAGCHGANAEGGIGPSLVTADGPKGWTVAQFITTLREGHTPQGRELSAVMPRFSPTQVSDAQIADIHAYLETLH
- a CDS encoding nuclear transport factor 2 family protein, with the protein product MADASPTDLDAVLALDDHWNAAYHRRDPGLMAGVLADDWMAFFPGGQVVFKADLLEGMRHNPPAALMFERHAARVYGETAVTRGTLYADGERVQSFLRVYARRAGEWRAVSVQVVA